The nucleotide window ACAcagaaatcaaataaattaatCAAGAAACTTACAGGACAGAATAGCGACAGGGCAGATATCAAATAAAGAGGAAAGTACTCAATCCATAAAAGCTTGTGAACTTTGCTTTGTGCTTCAGTAATGAGAAGCTGAAGATCAAAACGAAAAGGTTTTGGACTTAGTGTGACTTATAAGTGTAAAATTAGGCTGAAGATAGTTGAGGTTTGCTGAGATATGCAAtggtattgacagataaaaaattTGATTATTTCTGAACTTAAGCAAAATGCCTGCTAAAtgatattgacagataaaaaatcTACTATTgcgaaaatttcaaattttcttacTTGTGAAATTAGATCTTCAAGTTCATTACCACAGGGAAAAGGACAGAACCGAATTGAAAGAGTTTACAAATGTACAAAACTTAATATGTTATTTGATACTTTCTTTCTTCAATAAACTTGGAGAGCTATACAATTCACAGACTTAATTGTATCTGTGAAGAATGACAAGGATAATCAGGCTTTTTCCCCCCACATAAGATGTGGATCCCAGTCTAACTGTAGCAGCAAAGTTTTGAACGCCCCTTAATGTCAGAATGCTAGGGACTTTTCCTAGCATGAAATCTTCAGGCATTTCCATAAAAGTTTGTAGAATATAGTTTCAGCCATCTGAATCTGTCTCGCGGAATGGTAAGGGTACTGCCTTCACTGCCCTGAACTTGCCAACATTGTTCAGGTGCTCGTTCTCCAGCCTGTCAAGAAACATTTAGAAACCATTAAGTTGACTCTTTTTCTATTCTACAATTCACAGGGCTAATAAGCAGATATTAACCTGTAGAAATTCCAATGGCCTCGCCGAATAACCTCCAAAGAAGCCAAGAAAAAGTCCAACATGCGTGACTCAACAATATTGAAACGGAACCGCATTACAGTCTCCACCCAAACAACTCTCAGAACTATGTTCAAAGCCTGAAATCCAATTTTTCAATCTGTTAACAAATCCAACACTTTAATGCTTGCAAAGAATGTTTACTTGGAAGAGAACTCACAATGGAAATGTAGTAGATGCTCTTGTTCTTTAGGATCAAATCATTTCTTAGCCATAGATTCTTGGATTTTGGGTTGAAAAGGCCCCAATCCTTGACAAAATCCCAGTATAACTGATAAACTGTAGCAACAGCTGAAGTAACCAACACTATACCAAGCCATAGGTGATTCTCCTGCCTAGCATAAGTTAGCCTGGCTCCGGCTGCCACCATAGCAGAAACATACTTCCCCATGTTTGCCAATTGGTTAACGTCACTTTCATCAAACCATCTTCTTGCACACTTCCATATTGAAAACAAAATGAGCTATTTGCTGCATGTGTAGAAGTTCTGGGCAAGAAAATTTTTCAAGCTATCAAGTGGTGTTACCTGCATAGCTCGCCAATAGTATGGCAAAAATGAAATGACATAAGCAAGCTCCCTATAAAGCCTTCCACTGTGGCAGGTTTCGTATCTCTGTGTTCGAAAACTCCCTGCTAGAAAGTAGCATGCCGTAGATTCCAAGTGCCTCATCAGTGGAATCTGTATGAACAATCACACAATAATTGAAAGTGAGGGAGAGAAAACAATTTGACTGATGGGATTAAGCAGCGCAGTGAATTGTATGAGAGGAGAAATCACCTGACTGGTAAGTTGATCTGCCATGAAAAAGTCTACCATCAAAACCTGCGGGAGTGGCGTTTCAAAGATATTCCATTAGATACATGTTTAAAATTGAACAAGAAACGAAATTAGGAAGTGATTGTACCTTATAAAATGGAGAGCAGATAATGTTGCGAATCACACGAAGGAAGCAGTACCGTGTTGGGCGATAGAAGAAGTCAAATGGGCAGATAAGCAATGCCATGAAAATCTGGTAATTGGATAGAAATTTTATCAATGTGAGAAGGAATTAATTAAACTGCACAAACAACTAAGAGCAGGAGCAAAACTTACCAGGAGTAGAATTCCAGGGATGGCATCAACATGGGTGGATGAAAAGCCATTAGCCCTTAAAAGAAGATGGATTACCATTGCAGAGACAACAGAGGTCATGAAAGTGGTACAAATAAGAAAGGCATCTCTATATTTGAGGGCTGTGCGgggttgaaattcaaaaatgaaattgtaGTTGATCCTTGTACTCTTCCACATGAAGAGGTTGCATCCATACATGAACAAATGCAAGCTTAACAAGGCAAACACACTGCAAGACATCACATCAACCCTTTAGTCCATCATTTGTATATCAAGTTCGAGTATGCTTTATTGGACACCTTACATTTTGCATATATTAATCCTTCTTGTTAATCATGCGAGAAATTTCTAATAATTCGGTCCCATGTATCTAAGACATCATCAAATTTATTAACTTTATAAAATAAATCCTTCTTGTTAATCACCTGAAAACAGGGTAGACTGTCTCCACATATGATATTCCACTTGTGGGCTTAAAAATGCCACACAAATGCGCCAAGATTGCATATACACTAAATAGCGACACGAAAGAGCCAGTAAACAagcctgcaaaaaaaaaaaaaaaaaaaaaaagctaaaaaatCAACATCACAGATTGGTGGGTAATATTCAAATTGCACTAATGTCATAGAGTGGGATTAGTGGTCTAGCAAGTTTTCTTGTCCATGGAAAATTCCTACGATGCTTTTCTCAAAGAGAGAGACTAATCATGAAATCATGCATATTGCATTACAGTACATATTGATATTCCTTCatctgttgaaaaaaaaaaaaagcaaagcgTATAAATGGCTGAAGTTCATGTCATAGGGCCAATCAAATAAGGCAATTTTTTGACTTTTTGTGCATAACTTTTATTTTGTTCTTCATATTTCAAGTCATCGGTAgcaaaaataaaattgttttcGAGATGCTTCTGCCACTATACATACATAAACAGTATAGGGTTTTTCTCTTTTTCAAtgtcaaatttaatatataaaatataattaaaaataaattattttattattttaattaccaACAAAAAAGGTGACCATGTGAGACTCCTGCTGCTGCTGGGGTCTGAGGAACTTCATTGCCTTTTTCCTGTCATTGTTGGCGAAGTGCTTTGTGAATATGGACTCCACTTCATCCATTAGTCTTACAACCTTATCAACCAAATATAATAATATCATAATTATATAATGCTTACTAGAAAACCATTATTACTCCAATTCTCCACATGCACTCGCAAAGAGTAAAAGAAATGGAAAACGTTTTTCAACGCTACTTCTACTACTACTACTAATAGTAATAACAACATGAAAGGTTGTGGTTTAGTGACTTTGCCACAAAATTTTGATTTGTGCATAGACACTAGTTGGTGGGTGAAAGAATAAGAACCTCATGTGCAAAGGTATAGCTTTTTCTAGCAACATGGTAAGATGGGAAGATAATATCTTACCTTATCAGAGCTAATGAAGTGGGATCTCTTCACTGCTTTTAGATAACTTGCTGATGCCTGCTGGTTTGATACCTGCTTGTGTGGACagcaaaataccaattatgaattTTCTTTCTCTAAGCAAAAGATTTTGCAGTGTAGGTTGTTAGTTTCACACACTTCGTGAGAGATGTACATTTGGATATTATTGTCTTGCAAGTTATTAGAGATATCAAccaagtaattttttttatgtggtctctctttattttgttttaagttttCAGATGTCTGTTTGCTGGTGTCGAAAATCAGgattcaaaccctaatcacaatcttgaaagtttcagagataccaaaaaaaaaaatctttaatttcCTAGCAGGAGATGCTTATTATAACCAACTAATAAATACCCAATTAATATACAAGTCATGCTCTTTTAATTTTTCCTCTTGTTTATGTATTGTTCTCCACATGTGGGTGATAAAGCTAGCTGAGATATAATATACATTAATTACCTTGTCAAATTTCTTGAGAATTTTCGTAAAAGCCACCATGTTGAGTGAGCTGCATGCATCCCACAAATAGTAAAAAGATTAGAATCTGGTAAATGATGAgaacaattatcttcaatagagGAAAAACCCCACTAACTTAAAACTAAATATCGATTAGGGTTAAAGTTTTGTGCCAAATaccttaatttaattaataataaaataaaaggttttttttttcaaaaaaaaaaggttaattgaatatataaatggaaatttaaaataaccaagaaattaTTTGAATAGAAATTAATCAACAATAAACGAGGTGTGAACTGATGGCATAAAATTCAACAAATAATTTCTGGAATATTAGGCTTGGGTTCCTTTGCCAAAACGGCATAGCTATAGGCACAAGTCTTCAATAAATATTGGGAGCCTTACGTGGAATATTTGATGAGTGCCATGCAGATCATATCTTGTAATTGTCGTATTCATTACCAATTTCATATATAAACTATATATATTATAAGCTAAAACAAGAATAATTAATTAGAGACTTTGAAAGGAATAATCATGGCAAATTCAAGATCAATTAAGAAGCATGTTAAAACCTGTAAGTTTTTAGGAGGCCAAGGCCTCGATAAAGCTCCACAAATGCTCCTCTAATCATCTTCTCAGCACACTGGATCTTCTTCTTGTTAATGAAATCCCCAGGACCTGCTTCCTTCTTAGGATTGTTAACCAAATCTTCCCACAGCATTGACGTAATAGCTGAGATTGCTCTTGTTGGTGTGGTAGCTGGAGTGTCTATTCTCAGGGCCATTTTAGGCTTCCCTTTCTTCGTTTTCGACCTGGTCGCtgaattgataaaatttacaccATTTTTCTCTAGTGCTGCGATTACTTCATCAGCTTCTGAAGATTCTCCAGAGTTATCGTTTGATTCATTTGTGGTCTCtgcataaattaattattataattagatatgaaaatataaataaatttcttaattttttttctaatattatgagacaaatattcaattaaatcaatataataattaatagatttttttttttaagtaaaaattCTTTATTAAGAATATATCAAGAAAGAAAAACCATGACCCATTAACCAAAGCAAAAGGTTCACGAAATACAATTCTCAGATACAAAACTAATTAATAGATTTGTTGGGTGTCTCTTTCTATGGGAAGGTTGAAACAAAGAGACGATTGTGTGTAAAGGTGCAAGAAATTTGGATTTGTGAAGCTTTGGCATTAAGGCGAATTTCTCTTTTTCGAAAGTGACATAATCaaagcaaataataataataatttttaagaatttgaatttttattttaaatagataaaaataaatatttttaacattaaagttccatttattttgaaaatttttatattttctagcTTTTAAGACACTCATAAAtatgttaaaaaatatattttcttaattcaataaaaaattaagttatttttaagaaaaaaattatttttatttaaactaagatattaatttttaaactttgacaactttattaaaatataaagcatatatattattaatttaataattaaataataaaaaatattttaaaatactttcttaaaaataattttaataaaaaatatttttttaatatataaattatttttggtAAAATAAATGGACGctatatattaaaattgaaatttcattTGCCTTAGGTATGAATTATGATGATCAATGAGTCCACTGTCTTTAATTCTTTCCACTTCTGGTAACATATTTGTTGTGGTACAGATGCTTTTGCTCATCATAATGACCCAGCACAAAAACAAAATAGAATCAAAACAGATCATGTTatttctaaaaataaaaaaataattaaaccccATAACCAATCaggtaaaatattttatttaaaatgaaaaagaCCATATTACCCTCAATACTATCTCTAACTGACCAAAAAGCCAACGTGGTTGCTTCAATCATATAGGCACACATACATCAATATCATGCTATATTATGTGTTCCATGATAATGATAAAGAGAGAAAAAAAGGTTTACCAGAATAATTGGAATTCCTGGGGGAAGGAGACCATGAAGGAGCATTGAAAATTCCGGCGGCATTGGGCTTCCGGCGGCGGTTGTTAAGAATTTGCTTGAGATCCAACAAAATCTGTAGCTGCTTATGAAGAAGCTCACCTCTCTCGAGCAACTCACTTTCTCTAGCCTTGTAAAACTGGTTCACTTTGTTCAGTTCTTCATCTAATCTCTCAAAAAACACTCTCACCTAaccataaattttcattaaaataaaa belongs to Hevea brasiliensis isolate MT/VB/25A 57/8 chromosome 4, ASM3005281v1, whole genome shotgun sequence and includes:
- the LOC110643447 gene encoding phosphate transporter PHO1, producing the protein MVKFSKELEAQLIPEWKEAFVNYWQLKKQIKKIKLSRKPKQTQEVLNHDFGLSIFDPIRFFAGKFSNNFFRSDTKTEIIKVRSKTMEDGHLRQEIYQTELLQLFSEEDEVRVFFERLDEELNKVNQFYKARESELLERGELLHKQLQILLDLKQILNNRRRKPNAAGIFNAPSWSPSPRNSNYSETTNESNDNSGESSEADEVIAALEKNGVNFINSATRSKTKKGKPKMALRIDTPATTPTRAISAITSMLWEDLVNNPKKEAGPGDFINKKKIQCAEKMIRGAFVELYRGLGLLKTYSSLNMVAFTKILKKFDKVSNQQASASYLKAVKRSHFISSDKVVRLMDEVESIFTKHFANNDRKKAMKFLRPQQQQESHMVTFFVGLFTGSFVSLFSVYAILAHLCGIFKPTSGISYVETVYPVFSVFALLSLHLFMYGCNLFMWKSTRINYNFIFEFQPRTALKYRDAFLICTTFMTSVVSAMVIHLLLRANGFSSTHVDAIPGILLLIFMALLICPFDFFYRPTRYCFLRVIRNIICSPFYKVLMVDFFMADQLTSQIPLMRHLESTACYFLAGSFRTQRYETCHSGRLYRELAYVISFLPYYWRAMQCARRWFDESDVNQLANMGKYVSAMVAAGARLTYARQENHLWLGIVLVTSAVATVYQLYWDFVKDWGLFNPKSKNLWLRNDLILKNKSIYYISIALNIVLRVVWVETVMRFRFNIVESRMLDFFLASLEVIRRGHWNFYRLENEHLNNVGKFRAVKAVPLPFRETDSDG